The Streptomyces sp. NBC_00236 DNA window CCGGCCTCACAGTCACCCGTGCGGCGTTGTGAGGTTCACCACTTCGGATGGAGTGCGCCGCGGCCGCAACCCGGCAGATTCTCCCCGGAACCGGCCTGGGTCCGGGCGGCGGCGGCCTTCCCGTGCACGGCGCGCCAGGATCATCATGTGGATGCCCGTGGAGCATCCCGCCGCCCCACTGGGACACTCGATACGCCACAACGGTCCTGTACGTCGCTTTCGTGAGCACGGTATGCGTGATGTCGGGCGACGCCCTCAACGGCGAGGGGGGACCTGGTGCCCCTCGGGACGGGGGCACCTTCGCGCATGAGCCGACCCATGGAAGGTCTTGATCAGATGACGGCCACCCCTGACTCCGCAACGCCGCCCGCCGCCCACCGCGTCATCGAGCCGCTGTACGCGGAGATCCTCCGCCGCAACCAGGGCGAGAAGGAGTTCCACCAGGCCGTACGGGAGGTCCTGGAGACGCTCGGCCCGGTGCTGGTCCAGCGGCCGGAGTTCGTGGACGCCCGGATCATCGAGCGCATATGCGAGCCGGAGCGCCAGCTCATCTTCCGGGTGCCGTGGTCGGACGACTCCGGCGACATCCACGTCAACCGCGGATTCCGGGTCGAGTTCTCCAGCTCGCTGGGCCCGTACAAGGGCGGGCTGCGCTTCCACCCCTCGGTCAACCTCGGCATCGTGAAGTTCCTCGGCTTCGAGCAGATCTTCAAGAACGCCCTGACCGGCATGCCCATCGGCGGCGGCAAGGGCGGCTCCGACTTCGACCCGAAGGGCCGCTCGGACGCCGAGATCATGCGGTTCTGCCAGTCGTTCATGACGGAGCTGCACCGCCACCTCGGCGAGTACACCGACGTCCCCGCCGGTGACATCGGTGTGGGCGGCCGCGAGATCGGCTATCTCTTCGGCCAGTACAAGCGGATCACCAACCGCTACGAGTCCGGCGTCCTCACCGGAAAGGGCCTCGGCTGGGGCGGCGCCCTGGTGCGTACGGAGGCGACGGGATACGGCTGTGTCATGTTCACCGCCGAAATGCTCCGCAGCCGCGGCGAGTCCCTCGACGGCCAGCGCATCGCCGTCTCGGGCTCGGGCAACGTCGCGATCTACGCCATCGAGAAGGCCCAGCAGCTCGGTGCCACGGTGGTGACCTGCTCCGACTCCGACGGCTACGTCGTGGACGAGAAGGGCATCGACCTCGCCCTGCTCAAGGAGATCAAGGAGGCCGGCCGCGGCCGCGTCTCCGAGTACGCCGAACGCCGGCCCGAGGCCGTCTTCGTGCCCGGCACCGGCGTCTGGAACGTGCCCTGCGACGTGGCGCTGCCCTGCGCCACGCAGAACGAACTCCACGAGGCCGACGCGCTGGCCCTCGTACGCAACGGCGTGAAGGCGGTCGCCGAGGGCGCCAACATGCCCACCACCCCCGAGGCCGTCCGCGTGTTCCAGGAGGCCGGCGTGGCCTTCGCGCCCGGCAAGGCGGCCAACGCGGGCGGCGTGGCCACCAGCGCCCTGGAGATGCAGCAGAACGCCTCGCGCGACTCCTGGACCTTCGCCCACACGGAGGAGCGGCTCGCGGAGATCATGCGCCACATCCACGACTCCTGCTACGCCACGGCGGAGCGTTACGGCAGCCCCGGCAACTACGTGGTCG harbors:
- the gdhA gene encoding NADP-specific glutamate dehydrogenase; this encodes MTATPDSATPPAAHRVIEPLYAEILRRNQGEKEFHQAVREVLETLGPVLVQRPEFVDARIIERICEPERQLIFRVPWSDDSGDIHVNRGFRVEFSSSLGPYKGGLRFHPSVNLGIVKFLGFEQIFKNALTGMPIGGGKGGSDFDPKGRSDAEIMRFCQSFMTELHRHLGEYTDVPAGDIGVGGREIGYLFGQYKRITNRYESGVLTGKGLGWGGALVRTEATGYGCVMFTAEMLRSRGESLDGQRIAVSGSGNVAIYAIEKAQQLGATVVTCSDSDGYVVDEKGIDLALLKEIKEAGRGRVSEYAERRPEAVFVPGTGVWNVPCDVALPCATQNELHEADALALVRNGVKAVAEGANMPTTPEAVRVFQEAGVAFAPGKAANAGGVATSALEMQQNASRDSWTFAHTEERLAEIMRHIHDSCYATAERYGSPGNYVVGANIAGFELVADAMLAQGLI